TAGTTGGCAtggcacatgggctcaaactctttcTCACCAAGCCCTTATAAAGCAATTCTTGGACCTGCTTCTTGATCTCCTCATTTTGTTCAGGTATCATCTTGTATGTTGCCTTGTTTGGTAGACTTGCACCAGGAATGAGATCGATATGATGACTCGCATCATGGATGGGAGGCAAGGAATTAGGCAACTCCTTCATTACTATACCCTCATACTTGTAAAGTAGGGTTTGCATCTCCTTAGGGACTTCCTTGTTGTCATTATTTATTGCTTCTAAGATTGGTTTCCCCACAATGGCATATCCACACTCCTCTTCCTCAAGACCCTTCATGAACTCCTCCTCCTTCGCCACCATCACACTAGGTCCTTCATGGACTGTACTCTCATCTTCCTTCAATGGGGTAAGGGCATAAGATACTCCCCCCTTCTTGATGACATAGACATTCTTTTTTCCATCATGTTGGGCCTCCCTGTCATATTGCCAAGGTTTGCCAAGTAGAATGTGGCACACATCCATGGTAATgatatcacacaaaattttatcctcaTAAGCACCAATTTTGAACTCTACCCAAGACTGCTCATTGACAAGTACTCGCTGACCTTTATTTAGTCAAGACACCTTATATGGTGTGGTATGAGGGATCCTCTTTAATCTTAACTTTACTACCATCTCTAAGGAAACAAGATTATCAGTGGAACCAGAATCAAttaccaccttacatacctttcctTGTGCCTTACATGTGGTTCTAAACAAAGATTTTCTTTGTGGTGGTTCGTTGATGGTTGGGACTTTGATTAGTGTCCTCCTCATAAGCAAAGCTTCTCCAGTCTTAGGTGTTGCCTGCAATGAAGGTGAATTCACACTTTCTACCTCTTCCTCATGAACAATTTGTGTCCTCCTTTCTCCTCCATATGAGATTGTACTCGTTTTGTCCGGACATCTCCAAGAAGGGTGACCAACTTGGCCACATTGAAATCACTTCCTTGAGAACGTGTCTAATCCCCTTGCTTGGTTTCCAAATCTGCCTCTTGTGTTAGATCTCCTACCCCTGAATCCACCTCTTTGCTCATTGGTTTGTTCTTGCTGACCACTAGTCTCCCCTTGGTTCTTTTGGAATTGTGTCATGCCTCCCCCAAAGCTTCATCTTCCTCTATTATTCTTACCTCTACCACTAGCCTGTTGCTCTTTCCTCCTTTTAACCCTCTCTTTTTCTCTTGTGGCTAACTGAATACATTCCTCTACACTCCTAGGGGTAGTTAGGCTCAACTCATCTTGTATGTTATGTCTCAACCCATTTACATACCTTTCTATTttctccacttcatcttcatgGTGCCCTGCCCTCAGACTCAATTTATGGAACTCCTATGTATATGTCATCACATCCATTTCTTTTTTCTTTAAGTTCGCCTCTTAAAAATTTGGACCTCATAATCACCTAGTAGAAATTGGGCCTTCACCTTTTCTACCATTCTATCCCAAGTGTTAATCTTGGGCTTTCCTCTTCTCATCCTATCTGACTAAGTGTAATTCCACCAAGTCAGTGTTGACCccttcaacttagtcttggtcagctTCACCTTTTGGTCTCCCAGAACCTCCCTAAAGTCAAAATAGTTATCAAGGGCATCTATCCAGTCTAGTACGTCCTCATTATCCATCTTGCCACCATATGTTGGCAAGTCCAATTTCATGTCAGAATGGTCTCCTTTGATAGCCTTGAGCACCTTCATAAACTTTCTCTCTTCTAGCCCCAACTCTTCCTCTTGGGGTACGTTTTGGGGAGCTTCATTCCCCTCCTCGCCTACTCCTTCTTCCTTTGGGTCACTATCCACATTAGCAACCCCAGCTCTCCTCAAAGTTGCTTCGAGTGTTGCTATCCTAACCAACATACCATCTTGGTTCTCCTTGACTGACCTCACCTCTTTTGTGAGGACTGAACTTCCCTTGGGAGGCATCTTGCC
This genomic stretch from Cryptomeria japonica chromosome 8, Sugi_1.0, whole genome shotgun sequence harbors:
- the LOC131032282 gene encoding uncharacterized protein LOC131032282 produces the protein MDVCHILLGKPWQYDREAQHDGKKNVYVIKKGGVSYALTPLKEDESTVHEGPSVMVAKEEEFMKGLEEEECGYAIVGKPILEAINNDNKEVPKEMQTLLYKYEGIVMKELPNSLPPIHDASHHIDLIPGASLPNKATYKMIPEQNEEIKKQVQELLYKGLVRKSLSPCAMPTILAPKKMEIGGFV